The Pseudomonadota bacterium sequence CCGTTTTCATCTTTGACCAGACCATGTATGTACACTTCATGAAACGGTACGTCGTCCATGAATTTGATGCCCATCATGATCATGCGCGCGACCCAGAAGAAAATGATGTCAAACCCGGTGACCAACACTGCGCCGGGATAGTATGACTTGAGGGAGTCTGTGTGTTCGGGCCAACCTTGCGTGGAGAACGGCCACAGCGCCGAAGAGAACCACGTGTCCAATACGTCTTCGTCCTGACGTAATGAGATGCTGTCATTGAGACCGTGGCGCGCCCGTACATCCGCTTCGTCGGTTCCCACGTAGACGGCGTCGTTGTCGTCGTACCAAGCGGGAATTCGATGGCCCCACCAAAGCTGACGACTGATACACCAATCCTGAATGTTGCGCATCCATTCGTAGTAGGTTTTGTCCCAGTTTTGTGGCACAAATCGAATGTTACCGCGCTCGACCGCGTCGATAGCCGGCTTGGCCAACGGTTCGATTTTCACGTACCACTGGTCGGTGAGATACGGCTCAACCACACTGTTACTGCGATCCCCGCGGGGAACCATCATGCGATGGTCTTTCACCGAATCGAGAAGACCGAGCTCGTCGAGTGCCTTCACTGCGCTCGTGCGCGCTTCTTCGCGAGGCAATCCGACAAACGCGACTGGCGCGTTGTCGTTCATGGCGGCATCGTCGGTCAGAATGTTGATTTGCGGTAGGTTGTGGCGCAGGCCGACCTCGTAGTCATTGAAGTCGTGCGCGGGAGTAATCTTCACACAGCCTGAACCAAATTCAGGGTCGACATAGTCATCGGCGATGATCGGAATCTGACGACCGGTGAGCGGTAGCTCGACGTGCTTGCCCACCAGATGGGCAAACCGTTCATCCTCCGGATGCACCGCCACGGCCGAATCGCCAAACATCGTTTCTGGACGCGTGGTGGCGACGATTAGGTGCGTGGGGTCGCCTTCTTGGGCGTCGACGAGCGGATAACGCAAATGCCAAATCGAGCCTTGCTCTTCTTCGGAGAGCACCTCCAGATCAGACAGCGCAGTGTGCAAAACTGGGTCCCAATTGACGAGGCGCTTCCCTCGGTAAATGAGCCCTTCATTATACAGGTCGATAAACACTTTCTTGACCGCTTCGGAGCAGCCTTCGTCCATGGTAAATCGATCGCGTTCCCAGTCCACCGACGCACCCATACGCCGTAGCTGCTGACTTATCGTGCCACCCGATTCGGCTTTCCACTCCCAGACTTTGTCGACAAAAGCTTCGCGTCCCAAGTCGTGTCGCGTTTGTCCTTGCTCATTGATCTGTCGTTCCACCACCATTTGTGTCGCGATACCGGCATGGTCTGTGCCCGGTTGCCAAAGCGTGTCGCGACCCAGCATACGGTGGTAGCGGGTGAGCATGTCCATGATCGTGTCTTGGAAGGCGTGCCCCATGTGCAGCGAGCCGGTCACATTCGGCGGAGGGATCATGATGGCGTAGGGTTCACCTTCGCCCGACGGGCGAAAGCAGCCATCCTGTTCCCACTGTGAATACAGACGTTGCTCAATGGCGCTGGGATCGTAGGATTTATCCATAGTGCTGTGAATTAGTGACCTTGCGATTAACGAATGTGGCGCGCGATTACAAGTTGTGACTATTTAGGTTGTAGCCGCGGTCCCGATAAAATTTGAAACGCTCACGTGCCGCGCCGCGCGTATTGGCGTCGCCACCGACGATTTCCATCACGCGATCATAGCGTGAAAAAAAATCGGGTACGGTGTTGGTTAAGTTGATCAAGATATCGGTGTTGGCACGTGGTTCCTGCCCATGCCCAATCTTGACCGGTACGAGCGAGTCGTGTTGATTGGTGATGTCGTCGTCTGCCAACGCATGCGGGATGAAACTACCATCACGAAACGTCCACATGTGCGCGTCGAGTGATTGTGCGGCCGATTTTGATTCGGTGTGGACATGGACAGTTTGTCCATGCGCGTGCGCTTTTTCGGCCAGTCGACACACAACCGTAAGCCGCGCCGCATCCGATTCGTCGGCGATCACATAAAAATCAACGCGGGTCATGGCGGCGGGGCGCTTATCCTTTATTCAAGATGTAATTGACAAGCAGCCCGACAGGACGACCGGTCGCGCCTTTTTGCGCGCCGGTTTTCCAAGCGCTGCCCGCAATGTCCAGGTGCGCCCAGTTTTGGTCTTTCATGAAACGCCACAAGAAGCAGGCTGCCGTCACCGCGCCGGCCGGTCGGCCACCGACATTGGCAAAATCAGCAAAATTGCTCGACAGGCGCGATTGATATTCCTCTGTAACGGGCATGCGCCATGCGGTGTCGCCCGCTTCTACGCCAGATTGAATCAGGTCGTTGGCGAGGCCATCGTTGGGTGACATGAGCCCCGAGAAATGTTCGCCCAGCGCGATGACACACGCACCGGTTAACGTTGCTACGTCGATAATCGCTTTGGGCTTAAATTTCTTGGTGTAGGTGAGCGCGTCACACAGAATCAATCGGCCCTCTGCGTCGGTGTTGAGGATCTCTACAGTGTGGCCCGCCATGGTCGTGACGATATCGCCGGGACGACTCGCATTGCCGCTCGGCATGTTTTCACACGCCGCAACCACCGCGACAAGATTGAGATTGGGTTGCAGCATGGCGACCGATTTGAATGCGCCGATGACGGCGGCCGCGCCGCACATATCGAATTTCATTTCATCCATGGTGGCGGGCGGCTTGAGTGAAATACCACCCGTGTCAAACGTGATGCCCTTGCCGACCAGCGCAACAGGCGCTTCTTTTGCGGCCGCGCCTTTGTAGCGCATCACAATCAGGCGGGGTGGTGTGTCGGCACCCTGTGTCACAGAAATAAACGCACCCATGCCCATGCGTTTGAGGTCTTTCATGCCCATAACCTGCACCGACACGTTCTTGTAGTCGCGTGCAAACTGACGTGAGGTTTTTGCTAGGTAGTCTGGTGTGCACACGTTGGCGGGCAGATTACCCAGGTCTTTGGTCAGGGCTACGCCCTTAGCGACGGCGTCAGCGGTTTTGAATTCGGCCTTGGCTTTGTTGCAGGCGGCGCGGGAGGAAAAGCCAAACACGATCTTGTTGATCTTCGACGGACGCGTGCGCGCCTTGCTCGACTTTAGCTGATTGAAGCGATAGACCGCGCGATGAACCGCAGCGATGGAGGCGCTGGTGACACGCGCTGGTTCGTCGAATCGTTCACTGTTGCTACCGAGGTTGAGTGCCACAGACTTAACGCTCGTGTTGGCCAGTGCCCGGATGGCCGATTCGGTGGCCCGCTCCAGCTGTTTGATGCAAAACTCGTTCTTGGGACCGAGGCCAACGACCAGCACGCGCCGGGCTTTGACTCCTTTGAGGTCGCGAAGAAGGGTGCTCGCACCAGGATTCGACGGCAGATCGCCGGCCTTGGCGAGCTTGCTTAAGTAGCCGCCCGACGCCTCATCGATCGCCGAGGCGGCGCTGTTCAGTCCACGCTTGGTGTAAGCGCCGACGATGACACAATCCGCTGATTGTCGCGCCGCGCTGCTGCCGCTTGCGTTGTACTGCATGGTGTTCACTCCCTGGTTCGATTGGTGGTGCGTGCGGTGGCGGGCTGGTTACCGGGTAGAGGCGGGTGTTAGGGCTCGCTTCGGCCGGCACCGTCATCGCGCGGCGAGACGTAAATTTTACGCTGTCAGACTCGCCAAACCGACGTACAATGGGGGCTGAGTTTACCGGAATCCGGCGGTTAAGGCGATGCGACAGTGAGCGATACAGATTGTGCGAATTCTTGACCGCTACATCCTCAAAGAGGTCGGGCAGACCTGGTTGGCGGTGACCGGTGTGTTGCTGGTGATTTTGGTCGGTAATCAGTTTGCGCGGATTCTCGGGGATGCGGCGGCGGGCGAGCTACCGCGCGATGCGGTGGCCACGCTTCTGGGCCTCACGTCGCTCAATTACCTCACCATTTTGGTGCCCGTCGGTCTGTTTCTCAGCATCATGCTGGCGATGGGGCGACTTTACAAAGACTCCGAGATGGCGGCCATCGTGGCATGCGGTGTGGGGCCTCGCATGCTGTATCGACCACTGGCCATTTTCGCGCTACTCGTGGCTGGGCTGCTGGCGGTGCTGTCGCTGGAGGGCGCGCCCTGGGCCATGCGTCAGATCCATACACTCAAAGAAGTCGCCCAGCAGGAAGCCGAAGTGGGTGCACTCGCCGCCGGACGTTTTCGAAGTACGGGGTTCGGTGTGGTGTTTTATGCGCAGAGCGCGACGGCCGACGGACGCCTGAAGGATGTCTTTCTCGAACATCGACGTGGCGACGTGGTGGAAGTGGTGGTAGCCGAATACGCGGAGCAGCTTCGCGATCCGGAACGCAACCTGCGTTTGATGGTGTTGTACGACGGGGTGCGCTTCGAGGGCGTACCAGGAGAGCCCAGTTTCCGCACCACCGAGTTTCGTGAACATGGCATTCCCATTCAGCTCGATGAAGCCTCTTCGGCGCTGGATGATATTGAGGCGCAACCCACCTCAATGCTGCTCGCCGCGAACACACGTGAGGCGCGCGCCGAACTTCAATGGCGATTGTCGGCCCCCGTATCGGCGTTGATGCTCGTTCTTTTGGCACTGCCCCTGTCGCGCACCACGCCGCGACGCGGACGCTACGGCAAACTGGCTATCGCCATTCTTGTTTACATTGTGTATTCCAACTTGCTCGGTGCCGCGCGAGTATGGCTCGAGCAGGAACGTGTTCCAGCATTCTTAGGACTGTGGTGGGTCCATCTACTGATCTTCGGTTTTGCGTTGTACCTGCTTCATCGTAATTTCGGCGCCGCCTCGGTGCGCTCGTCTGCGGCCAAAGGAGGCGATGATGACGCTGATTGATCGCCATCTGTTTGTCGCCATCATTCAAACCACGATGCTGATATTGGGTGTGCTGCTGGCGTTGTCAACGTTTGTTGGTTTTGCCGGTCAGGTAGACAATGTCGGCACCGGTTCGTATTCGCTGCCGGATGCGCTGACCTACGTGGCGTTGACGATCCCGCAGCAGGCGTACGAGTTGTTACCGGTTGCCGCGCTCATGGGCGCGCTGTTGGGGTTGGGTGCGTTAGCGTCGAACAGTGAACTGATTGTGATTCGTGCGGCGGGCGTTTCGGTGTGGCGCCTTGCGTGGTCGGTAGTTGGCGCGGGCGTGGCGCTCGCACTTTTGGCGCTCATTCTTGGCGAGCTGATTGGACCACCTGCGGAGCAATACGCCAAAACGCAGCGCGCCCAAAAGTTGCACAAACAGTTGAGTTTCGCTGGCGGTCAGAGTGGCTGGATTAAGGACGGCAATGTGATCGTGAACATTGGCGAATTGCTGGAAGGTGGTCGGGCAGGCGCTATTGGCATCTATCAGTTCGACCCGGAGGGGCGGCTAATGGGCATTGCGGCGGCCAGTTCCGCAAACGTGACCGATGACGCCACCTGGCATCTTGAGAACTATCGGGAGACGCGCTTTACCCAAGACGGCGTGTTCGCGCGTAAGCAGCGAATGGAACGACGCGATTCGACGTTGAGTCCTGAGTTACTCAAACTGTCGGTCGTCGACCCCGATCAATTCAGCGCGCATCGCCTCAATCAGTATGTGAATCATCTTCGCGCGAACAATCTGGATTCGGATCGGTATGAAATCGCGTTTTGGTCGCGTATTGCCAACGTGGTGTCGGTCATACTGATGTGTTTGTTGGCTGTCCCGTTTGTGTTTGGTTCGCTTCGAAGTGTGGGGGCAGGCACCCGTGGCATTGTCGGCATTCTGTTCGGAATTGCCTATTATCTCGCGTCGAAATTGCTCGCTAATTCTGGGACGGTGTACGGCCTCGATCCAGCTCTCACGGCTTGGCTACCGACGATCGCACTGACGGTGGTTACGCTCATCCTACTGCAGCGAGTGCGATGATTGACCGCTCCGGCGCGCGGTGATCATAGTGATTATTGGTGTCGGACCAGCACGATGCGCGATCGGCTCAAACGATCGTGCACGGCCAGACGCTCGCGATCGACAAGGCTCCACAACCAGCCCAGGCCAAACGGCAGTAAGCCCAGCGCCGCGGTGATGCCGCGAACGAGGAGCTGTGCGTATCCCGGTGGTGTGCCGTTATGACTCACGAGTTTAATTTTCCATGCACGCATCCCCAGGGTTTGCCCGCCTTTGCGCCAAAACAATAGAAAGAACCCTCCCACCACGAGCACCAAGTAGAGTTGAAACCACCGATTGCCCGCGTCGAACGCTTCGCCGTCATTGAGGGGCAGCAGCAGCGCGGTTGCGATCATCAACAACGCCGCCACAATCAGTGAGTCATACAGCAGGGCCGCCAGCCGCCGCCAAAACGGTGCATTCGGTAAATCAATCCACGGGTTGTGACGGGTCGTGGCGCCAGTCTGATCAACCATTGGGTTTCAGTTTGTTGGCTTTGGCCAGCAGCTTTTTCTGATAGCGCGACTGCACAATATCGGTCAGCACCAGTACCGCCACCACAAAATAGAACGTGGCCTTAGTCATCGGCATGATTTCGGCGCCAAACAGTTTGAGGTGAGCAAGGTGCGCGCCTTCTGTGAGGAGCATGATGCCAACCACCAGCAAAATGAACAGACCCAGTACTTCGAACATGCGATTTTTTTGCAAGAAGTCCGAGACGCGGTCGGCCAGCGCGATCATCAAAATGCCGCCAATAATGATTGCAGTCGCCATCACGGCAAAGACCTTGGTGAGCGCCATCGCGCTCAAGATGGAGTCGAACGAAAACACCAAATTCATGATGACGATGTAGAAAATGATGACGTTCGGAGAAGTCGGCTTGCGATCCACCTCGTGGGACTCCTCGAGCAGCATCATATGGAAGATTTCCTTCACCGCCGTGTACAAAATGAACACGCCGCCGATCAAGACGATGATCGCGTGGAGATTGAACACGCCTTCGGCGACGCCTTTAACGTCCAACGAGAACACGGGATTTTGAAAGTAATCGATGACTTTGAGCAACAAAAACAACAGACCGATGCGAAACACAACCGCCAATATGATGCCCATTCGGCGAACAGAGGCCTGTTTGTCAGCGGGTGCGCGCTTTGACTCGAGCGAGATGTACAGAAGATTGTCAAAGCCGAGTACTGCCTGCAGCAGTGTCAGCATCAGGAGTGTGAATAGATTATCCAGCGTGAATAACTCGGCCATGTCGCCCTCACAATGTGCCAAAAACGGCCGCCATTCTACCA is a genomic window containing:
- a CDS encoding valine--tRNA ligase, with protein sequence MDKSYDPSAIEQRLYSQWEQDGCFRPSGEGEPYAIMIPPPNVTGSLHMGHAFQDTIMDMLTRYHRMLGRDTLWQPGTDHAGIATQMVVERQINEQGQTRHDLGREAFVDKVWEWKAESGGTISQQLRRMGASVDWERDRFTMDEGCSEAVKKVFIDLYNEGLIYRGKRLVNWDPVLHTALSDLEVLSEEEQGSIWHLRYPLVDAQEGDPTHLIVATTRPETMFGDSAVAVHPEDERFAHLVGKHVELPLTGRQIPIIADDYVDPEFGSGCVKITPAHDFNDYEVGLRHNLPQINILTDDAAMNDNAPVAFVGLPREEARTSAVKALDELGLLDSVKDHRMMVPRGDRSNSVVEPYLTDQWYVKIEPLAKPAIDAVERGNIRFVPQNWDKTYYEWMRNIQDWCISRQLWWGHRIPAWYDDNDAVYVGTDEADVRARHGLNDSISLRQDEDVLDTWFSSALWPFSTQGWPEHTDSLKSYYPGAVLVTGFDIIFFWVARMIMMGIKFMDDVPFHEVYIHGLVKDENGDKMSKSKGNVLDPLDLIDGIDLESLVAKRTASMMQPHMKKRVEKSTRKQFPDGIPAFGTDAVRFTFAALATTGRDIRFDLARVEGYRNFCNKLWNASRFVLMNCEDQPMNGDAVGLADRWIQSRLSAAIADVRSHMESYRFDLAAKTLYEFIWHEYCDWYLELTKPVLQNDEDTGAQQAARYTLVQVLETVLRLAHPVMPFITAEIWARVQPQANGSIINASYPETGDWPRDDAAEHDIEWVKGFIVGIRNIRGEMDLSPGKPVPVLCQNASASDRERIEKHSNLLISLARLESITVLEEEPPAASTALLGNMKVLVPMAGLIDPDAEKARLNRQIEKLRKDLTQNQNKLGNEKFVNNAPAEVVETVRQRVSELTLAIEQLDTQIATVDSL
- a CDS encoding DNA polymerase III subunit chi, encoding MTRVDFYVIADESDAARLTVVCRLAEKAHAHGQTVHVHTESKSAAQSLDAHMWTFRDGSFIPHALADDDITNQHDSLVPVKIGHGQEPRANTDILINLTNTVPDFFSRYDRVMEIVGGDANTRGAARERFKFYRDRGYNLNSHNL
- a CDS encoding leucyl aminopeptidase: MQYNASGSSAARQSADCVIVGAYTKRGLNSAASAIDEASGGYLSKLAKAGDLPSNPGASTLLRDLKGVKARRVLVVGLGPKNEFCIKQLERATESAIRALANTSVKSVALNLGSNSERFDEPARVTSASIAAVHRAVYRFNQLKSSKARTRPSKINKIVFGFSSRAACNKAKAEFKTADAVAKGVALTKDLGNLPANVCTPDYLAKTSRQFARDYKNVSVQVMGMKDLKRMGMGAFISVTQGADTPPRLIVMRYKGAAAKEAPVALVGKGITFDTGGISLKPPATMDEMKFDMCGAAAVIGAFKSVAMLQPNLNLVAVVAACENMPSGNASRPGDIVTTMAGHTVEILNTDAEGRLILCDALTYTKKFKPKAIIDVATLTGACVIALGEHFSGLMSPNDGLANDLIQSGVEAGDTAWRMPVTEEYQSRLSSNFADFANVGGRPAGAVTAACFLWRFMKDQNWAHLDIAGSAWKTGAQKGATGRPVGLLVNYILNKG
- the lptF gene encoding LPS export ABC transporter permease LptF, translating into MRILDRYILKEVGQTWLAVTGVLLVILVGNQFARILGDAAAGELPRDAVATLLGLTSLNYLTILVPVGLFLSIMLAMGRLYKDSEMAAIVACGVGPRMLYRPLAIFALLVAGLLAVLSLEGAPWAMRQIHTLKEVAQQEAEVGALAAGRFRSTGFGVVFYAQSATADGRLKDVFLEHRRGDVVEVVVAEYAEQLRDPERNLRLMVLYDGVRFEGVPGEPSFRTTEFREHGIPIQLDEASSALDDIEAQPTSMLLAANTREARAELQWRLSAPVSALMLVLLALPLSRTTPRRGRYGKLAIAILVYIVYSNLLGAARVWLEQERVPAFLGLWWVHLLIFGFALYLLHRNFGAASVRSSAAKGGDDDAD
- the lptG gene encoding LPS export ABC transporter permease LptG is translated as MTLIDRHLFVAIIQTTMLILGVLLALSTFVGFAGQVDNVGTGSYSLPDALTYVALTIPQQAYELLPVAALMGALLGLGALASNSELIVIRAAGVSVWRLAWSVVGAGVALALLALILGELIGPPAEQYAKTQRAQKLHKQLSFAGGQSGWIKDGNVIVNIGELLEGGRAGAIGIYQFDPEGRLMGIAAASSANVTDDATWHLENYRETRFTQDGVFARKQRMERRDSTLSPELLKLSVVDPDQFSAHRLNQYVNHLRANNLDSDRYEIAFWSRIANVVSVILMCLLAVPFVFGSLRSVGAGTRGIVGILFGIAYYLASKLLANSGTVYGLDPALTAWLPTIALTVVTLILLQRVR
- a CDS encoding RDD family protein, which translates into the protein MVDQTGATTRHNPWIDLPNAPFWRRLAALLYDSLIVAALLMIATALLLPLNDGEAFDAGNRWFQLYLVLVVGGFFLLFWRKGGQTLGMRAWKIKLVSHNGTPPGYAQLLVRGITAALGLLPFGLGWLWSLVDRERLAVHDRLSRSRIVLVRHQ
- a CDS encoding tellurium resistance protein TerC — encoded protein: MAELFTLDNLFTLLMLTLLQAVLGFDNLLYISLESKRAPADKQASVRRMGIILAVVFRIGLLFLLLKVIDYFQNPVFSLDVKGVAEGVFNLHAIIVLIGGVFILYTAVKEIFHMMLLEESHEVDRKPTSPNVIIFYIVIMNLVFSFDSILSAMALTKVFAVMATAIIIGGILMIALADRVSDFLQKNRMFEVLGLFILLVVGIMLLTEGAHLAHLKLFGAEIMPMTKATFYFVVAVLVLTDIVQSRYQKKLLAKANKLKPNG